The Gemmatimonadaceae bacterium region GGCGACTGGACGAACGTCGGGCGCAACGATCCGTGTCCCTGCGGCTCCGGCAAGAAATACAAGAAGTGCCATGGAGCGCACGTGTGAGGGGTCGCCGCACCCGGTTGATTCGATTCGAGCCGATTTGGTGAGGCTTTCGCCAGCCTAACCGTACAGTTTGGCGGTTCACAAACTGCGACGGTTTCGGAATGCCTGGCCAGGATCCCGAGAAATCATTAAGTATTCGAGAGTTGCCCCGATCGGAGCGGCCTCGAGAGCGGCTCATCGATCTCGGAGCGCAAGCGCTCAGCAGTGCCGAGTTGCTCGCGATTCTGATGGGGTCGGGCGGCGTAGGCCGGACGGCGGTGCAGTTGGGACACGCCATCCTCGCCGACGCCGGAGGAGCGCTGCGCCGCATTGCTCGCCAGCCGGTTGCCGCGCTCACGACGATTCCAGGGGTGGGAATGGCTCGTGCGGTGACGATCCACGCGTCGTTGGAGCTCGGGCGACGCATGGCTCTCGAAGGTCGGCAGGACGGCGCGCCGGTCCGCTCACCGCGCGATGTCGTGGAGTATTTCGCGCCGCGCATGGAGGATTTGCCCGTGGAGGAGTTCCACGTCGCCGTGTTGGACGCGCAGCATCGCCTCGAGCGTGACATCACCGTCACGCGCGGGCTGCTGTCGTCGTCGCTCGTCCACCCCCGCGAAGTTTTTCGCGAGGCGATCGCCGAGCGCGCCGCGGCCGTGATTCTCGTCCACAACCACCCCAGCGGCGATCCGGTTCCGTCCGCCGACGACCGTTCGATCACCGAGCAGCTCGTCGCCGCGGGGCGCCTCCTCGACATTCCGGTCCACGATCACGTCATCATCGGGCGCGGCCGCTACACGAGCTTCGCCGAGGCGGGTCTCCTGTGACGGCCGCGAGCGCGACGCTCCGAGAGCTGATGCCGGGTTGGCGCGAGGACCAGCTGCCACTCCACGACAAGCTCGATCGCGACCTGCTCGTCCGCGCATACCGATTCAGCGAAGAGGCGCACCGCGGCCAGCGGCGCAACTCGGGCGAGCCGTACATCACGCACTCGGTCGAGGTCGCGAAGATCCTCGCCGAGCTGCAGCTGGATTCGGTGACGGTCGCCGCCGGTTTGCTGCACGACGTCGTCGAAGACACGAAGCTCACGATCGCCGACGTCCAGAAGGAATTCGGCCGGCCGATCGCCGAGATCGTCGACGGTCTCACGAAGATCGCCAAGCTGCCGACGGGCGGATCGACGCAGGAACGTCAGGTCGAGAGCTACCGGAAGCTGCTGCTCTCGATCGCCAAGGACGCGCGCGTCATCATCGTGAAGCTCGCCGACCGGCTGCACAACATGCGGACGCTCGAGTATCTCCCGCCGGAGAAGCGCGTGCGCATCGCGCAGGAGACGCGCGACCTGTACGCGCCGCTCGCCCACCGCTTCGGTATGGCGAAGCTCCGCTGGGAGCTCGAGGATCTCGCCTTCAAGCACATCGAGACCGATGAGTACAAGGCGCTCGCGAAGAAGGTCGCGCAGAAGCGCGGCGAGCGCGAAGCGCTGATCAAGCAGATGGCCGACCCGCTCATCGCCCGCCTCACGCAATCGGGCATCAAGGACGTCGAGGTCACCGGACGGCCGAAGCACCTCTGGTCGATCTACAAAAAGATGAAGCAGCGCGAGAAGCCGTACGAGGAGATCTACGATCTCCTGGCGATCCGCTTGCTGGTGAATTCCGTGCCCGACTGCTACCACGCGCTCGGCGTGATCCACGACGGGTGGACGCCGGTGCAGGAGCGCATCAAGGACTACATCGCGCAGCCGAAGTCGAACGGCTACCAGTCGCTGCACACGACGGTGTTCGGACCCGGAAAGCAGCTTTACGAAGTGCAGATCCGAACGCGCGACATGCACCGCACGGCGGATTACGGCATCGCGGCGCACTGGCGCTACAAGGAGGACGCGAAGAGCGACGAGCTCGATCGGCATCTCTCCTGGTTCCGGCAGGTGCTCGAGCTGCAGATGGACGCCAAGACGCCGGACGAGTTTCTCGAGTTCCTGAAGCTGGACCTTTACCAGGACGAGATTTTCGTCTTCACGCCGACCGGCGACGTCATCCAGCTTCCGAAGGGCGCGACCCCGCTCGACTTCGCGTTCGCCGTGCACACCGAGATCGGTCTCCACTGCGCGGGCGCCAAGGTCAATGGTCGCATCGCGCCGCTGTCCCGGCCGCTCCGCAACTCGGAAACGGTCGAGATCATCACGTCCAACACCGCGCGTCCGACGCGCGACTGGCTCGCGCACGTTCGGACGGGGCGCGCGCGCCACAAGATCCGCCAGGTCCTCAAGCGCGAAGCGCAGTCGTCGGCCGAGAAGCTCGGCCAGGACATGCTCGATCGAGAGATCAAGCGCCGCCGCCTCGCGCGCTTGGACGACGACCAAATGCTCGTCGCCGCCAAGGCGCTCGGCTTGACCGACGCGACGCACTTGCTGGCGTCGATCGGGCAGGGCGACGTCAACGTCACGCTGGCCCTCAAGCATCTGTATCCCGACGCGCACGAGGTCGAGCCGCCCAAGCAGAGCGTCTTCGAGCGGTTCGTGGACCGGGTGCGCGGCTCGAAGGGCGTACGCATTCAGGGCCAGGACGGCCTCATGGTGCGCTACGCACAGTGCTGCCAGCCCGTCCCCGGCGATCTGGTCGTCGGCTACGTGACTCGCGGTCGCGGAGTGAGCATCCATCGGGCGGACTGTCCCAACCTGTTGATCCTCGCCCATGAGCCCGAGCGACGTCTCGAGATCGATTGGCAGGAGGCGCAGGGTGAGCGCTTCGGGATTCGCTTGGCGCTCGAGGGGAACGATCGCCGCGGGCTCTACGCCGACATCGCCGCCGCCGTGAGCTCCACGGGCACCGACATCAAGAGCATGGACCTGCGCAGCACCGACGGCCGCCTGACCGGATCGCTCCTGGTCGAGGTCGAGAACCTCGCCCATCTCGAGAAGATCATCCGTGCGGCGCGCCGGGTGAAAGGCGTCACCGAGGTCGCCCGCCGCGAGCGAGTGGTCGCCGAGTAGCCGTAGAGCGGGGTCTGATACGGGAAACGCCGGATCGTCGTCCTACAGAGAGCACCGGACTTCATCCGCCCTCTCCGACCGCCTGCATCCAGTGACCGCCGCGCCCTTTCTCTGTGAGCACACGCTCGATCGCGCCACGCGCCGGGCGTTTCGTCTCGTCTGTCCCGCATGCCAGTCGTATTGGGATCTCGATTCGCGGGATCAGGTGGTGCCGTACGACGAGAGCTATCCGACGCAGCGAGGCCACTACGATCCTCGCATCGGCGCGCTCAAGGTGCGCACCCTGAGGCATTGGCTGCGCAAGGGCGACGTTGATTTTGCCGGCAAACGGGTGTGCGAGGTCGGGTTCGGCGGCGGCTCCTGCCTGCCGCTGCTCGCCGAAACGGCTCGCGGCGTCGTCGCGCTGGAAGCGAACGATTCGGCGATCGAGCACGCGAAGGCCGCGGGCCACAAGGCGGAGTATCTGCTCGTTCAGCGGCTTCCGCCTCGTCTCTCGGCGCCGGTCGATCTGTGGATCTTCCAGGACAGCTTCGAGCACATTCCGGATCCCGCCGCCTTCGTCGCGTGGATGTGCGAGAACAGTTCGGCGCGAGCGGAAATCCTGCTCGTGGCGCCCCGCGCCGATTCACTCTCCCAGCGGCTGCTCGGACGTCTCTGGCCCCACAAGCTGCCCGATCACCAGTTCCAGTGGTCGCGCGCCGGCGTCGTGCAGTTCATGGAGCGCCGTGGCTTCACGCTGCGGAATGAGTTCTTTCCGCTCAAGTTCGCGTCGCCGCAGATGGTGGTCGCGCACTTCCTGCACAAAGCGGGTGCGCCGCCGAGCGTGAAGAAATGGCTAGGGGGTGCCGCGCTCGCCGTGCCCATCAACTTTGGCGAGATGGGCCTCGTCTTTCGCCGCAGCGCCTGACGGGTTCGCGGATCCGGTCGCGTTGCCCGTGACCGGATCCAGACGCCACAGCGTGTAGAACGGCGTCTCGTACAACTTCCGGCCGCGAGCGGCGACGGCCGCGGTGAGCTGCGCATCCCGCTCGTTGACCAGCGAGTCGATCAACGGCCGATAGGGAGCCGGGTTCGCCCAGAGCTGCCAGAGTCGGTATCGGGCAATCACGTAGTAATAGCCCTTGTCGAACATCTCGTCGGCGAGGTGTTTGTGCTGGACGAATATCGCGCCGCGCGCGGTCGCCGATGGCGCGCGTCCGGGCTCCGCGTAGTACGCCAGGGCGCTCGACATGCGACTCGGCGGCGTGGCGATCAACGCGATCGTGAACCGGTTGAAGTAGTACCGGTACGCTCCGTCGAAGACGTGATTCACCAGGATGTGCTGGCCCGGCGCGCTGACGGAATCCAGTTCGGTTTTCAGTGACGCGATGGCGCTGGGCTCGAAGAACGCTTTCTTGAACGTGACGTCCTCGTCGAGCGAGTTGGCCATGAGTGCCACGAAGAGCCCGACACCGACGATGGCGAGCGCCCGAGCGCGCGCTCCGACCAGCACGACGACCAGCGCTCCGCAGGCGATCGAGTAGAAGGGAATCAGCAGCAGCGTGGGATAGACCTGCTCCACCCACAGCTCGGTGAACAGGCAGAGGAAGGGAAGCGTCGCCGCGAGAATGACGAGCGGATTCGCCGACGGCAGGGCGACCTTCAACGTGTGCTCGACTCGCCGGCGCCAGAGCGCCGCGACGAGCCATGCGGCCGTCACGACGAGAAACAGGATCGAGAAATAGCGCTCGATCCGGCCGAACGCCGTCGGCGCGATGCCGCTCTCGTAGGCCGTCTTGACGGCGTCGTTCGTCGAACGCTCGGTCACCTGATAGCGCAGGTCGGCCAGCCAGCCGTGAATCCCGCCGAGTGCCCACGCGTTGGTGCCCCACTTGAACAGAATTGCCGCGACGGCGCACAACCCGAGCGTCGCCAGCAACCGCAGGCCGGCGAGGTTCACCCCGCGATGGTGCGCGATGGTGACGGCGGCGAGAAGCAACGGCACCAGAAACCAGAAATCGTACGACGACAGAAAGGCGAGAAAGAGAAACACGCCCGCCAACACCGCGTACCGGGTCGGGCGTCCTTTCGCGCGAAGGTGACGCGTCAGGAAATACACGCAGCCGGCGCCGAAGAAGAACGCCAACGGCGCATGGTGCAGGTAGTCGGCGTGCTGGATCCACAGAGGGTTCACCACCCAGAGCGCCAGCGCGCACTCCGCCGTCGGCTTCGACCAGTAGCCTGCGACGAGCGCGTACACGAAGAACAACGCGCCGAATGAGAAGCACAGCGCCACGAGCCGAAACTGCGCCAGCTCCGACATCCCGAAGACGGTTCGCTCGACGCCGTTCACCAGATCGGGGAGCTGGGGGTAGTGCGTGTAGATGAGCACCCGATCCGCCGGCGTCATCGATGCCGCGTCGAGCAGGTGCGGCGTGAGATGCAGTTTCAGAAATCCGTACCGCTGGAAATTCCGCCCGGCCGTCATGACGTTGTAGTCCGATCCGGGGTCCCCCCAATTCAAGCGCGGCGGATCGAACGCGTGAATCGCGCAGTACACGAACACCGCCGCCGCGCAAACCACGCCCAAGTGCTCACGCAGCCAGGCGAAGCTCTGTCGCCGCGGCGAATTCCTGGCCGGCGTTGTCGCCTCGGAAGTCACCGATTGCGGCGCACGTCGCCGTCGGAAGTGGCCTTCGCGCCTGGAGGAGGTACCGGGCCGTCGGCGATGTTCGTCGAAGGCCGCGGCATGATGCGCCAGACGACGTACGAGTCGGTCTCCTGAATCTTCTGCCCGCCCATCGCCGCGACGTCCGCGACCAACTCCGAGTCGCGGGCCGTGATGAAGCGATCGATTTCGGCGTGGTATTGATCGGGATGACCCCACGGAACCCACAGTCCCTCACGGCCGAGCACATAGTACAAGCCCTTGTCGAACAGTTGGTCCGCAAGATGCTTGTGCTGTACGAAGATCGCTCCGCTCGGCGGCGCCACGACCGGGCGCTTCGGATCTGCGTAATAGCGGAGCGCGCCCGCGT contains the following coding sequences:
- the radC gene encoding DNA repair protein RadC; protein product: MPRSERPRERLIDLGAQALSSAELLAILMGSGGVGRTAVQLGHAILADAGGALRRIARQPVAALTTIPGVGMARAVTIHASLELGRRMALEGRQDGAPVRSPRDVVEYFAPRMEDLPVEEFHVAVLDAQHRLERDITVTRGLLSSSLVHPREVFREAIAERAAAVILVHNHPSGDPVPSADDRSITEQLVAAGRLLDIPVHDHVIIGRGRYTSFAEAGLL
- a CDS encoding bifunctional (p)ppGpp synthetase/guanosine-3',5'-bis(diphosphate) 3'-pyrophosphohydrolase: MTAASATLRELMPGWREDQLPLHDKLDRDLLVRAYRFSEEAHRGQRRNSGEPYITHSVEVAKILAELQLDSVTVAAGLLHDVVEDTKLTIADVQKEFGRPIAEIVDGLTKIAKLPTGGSTQERQVESYRKLLLSIAKDARVIIVKLADRLHNMRTLEYLPPEKRVRIAQETRDLYAPLAHRFGMAKLRWELEDLAFKHIETDEYKALAKKVAQKRGEREALIKQMADPLIARLTQSGIKDVEVTGRPKHLWSIYKKMKQREKPYEEIYDLLAIRLLVNSVPDCYHALGVIHDGWTPVQERIKDYIAQPKSNGYQSLHTTVFGPGKQLYEVQIRTRDMHRTADYGIAAHWRYKEDAKSDELDRHLSWFRQVLELQMDAKTPDEFLEFLKLDLYQDEIFVFTPTGDVIQLPKGATPLDFAFAVHTEIGLHCAGAKVNGRIAPLSRPLRNSETVEIITSNTARPTRDWLAHVRTGRARHKIRQVLKREAQSSAEKLGQDMLDREIKRRRLARLDDDQMLVAAKALGLTDATHLLASIGQGDVNVTLALKHLYPDAHEVEPPKQSVFERFVDRVRGSKGVRIQGQDGLMVRYAQCCQPVPGDLVVGYVTRGRGVSIHRADCPNLLILAHEPERRLEIDWQEAQGERFGIRLALEGNDRRGLYADIAAAVSSTGTDIKSMDLRSTDGRLTGSLLVEVENLAHLEKIIRAARRVKGVTEVARRERVVAE
- a CDS encoding methyltransferase domain-containing protein; the encoded protein is MTAAPFLCEHTLDRATRRAFRLVCPACQSYWDLDSRDQVVPYDESYPTQRGHYDPRIGALKVRTLRHWLRKGDVDFAGKRVCEVGFGGGSCLPLLAETARGVVALEANDSAIEHAKAAGHKAEYLLVQRLPPRLSAPVDLWIFQDSFEHIPDPAAFVAWMCENSSARAEILLVAPRADSLSQRLLGRLWPHKLPDHQFQWSRAGVVQFMERRGFTLRNEFFPLKFASPQMVVAHFLHKAGAPPSVKKWLGGAALAVPINFGEMGLVFRRSA
- a CDS encoding glycosyltransferase family 39 protein, which codes for MTSEATTPARNSPRRQSFAWLREHLGVVCAAAVFVYCAIHAFDPPRLNWGDPGSDYNVMTAGRNFQRYGFLKLHLTPHLLDAASMTPADRVLIYTHYPQLPDLVNGVERTVFGMSELAQFRLVALCFSFGALFFVYALVAGYWSKPTAECALALWVVNPLWIQHADYLHHAPLAFFFGAGCVYFLTRHLRAKGRPTRYAVLAGVFLFLAFLSSYDFWFLVPLLLAAVTIAHHRGVNLAGLRLLATLGLCAVAAILFKWGTNAWALGGIHGWLADLRYQVTERSTNDAVKTAYESGIAPTAFGRIERYFSILFLVVTAAWLVAALWRRRVEHTLKVALPSANPLVILAATLPFLCLFTELWVEQVYPTLLLIPFYSIACGALVVVLVGARARALAIVGVGLFVALMANSLDEDVTFKKAFFEPSAIASLKTELDSVSAPGQHILVNHVFDGAYRYYFNRFTIALIATPPSRMSSALAYYAEPGRAPSATARGAIFVQHKHLADEMFDKGYYYVIARYRLWQLWANPAPYRPLIDSLVNERDAQLTAAVAARGRKLYETPFYTLWRLDPVTGNATGSANPSGAAAKDEAHLAKVDGHGERGTP